Proteins from one Anopheles nili chromosome 2, idAnoNiliSN_F5_01, whole genome shotgun sequence genomic window:
- the LOC128722144 gene encoding eukaryotic translation initiation factor 2-alpha kinase-like, whose product MPTCSVLIRRALCVGMVLLATVVTVALGSTGQSGPKSQEDSSGTVEQLPFCADDVARQRDLNDGLVFVTTLDGKLSALDMLNGGVERWSIQTGPGSLLSSSIHRLELTNNGKWVRMIPSLSGSLYKFDGDSIEPIPFSAEDLLKSSFKFSDDLVISGGKETRSYGVSMQTGQLIYVCTMQGCKNATELATELTENNKYGPPVNQRATGDSGTVDPTQEDVLVVRRQTQTVRAVESRTGSERWNFSIGHHEVEKMSNADCRGGKERKEINPVILDLDLRVIIPEGVICAVRKSAPGEIVWRHKFSVPIVRAWRASDSNDDGLVGIDFFDRTDWLWNGNVDDSSTEQPPLVNPSLYIGMHEKQLYIQESDALMNERVEKMQEFALLTDDSKMPNIPWKPLPANPSVAGLITHGDTSVGVIKAEDESVESTAIARSVLYASTYINGNGFFLVYDPEHGEQCDQHGEDQSKVNNSTGYAENANAEAGNDENIDTMFDAPVKVIIVSMWFWWKEILIISITTALILNMMLKLRAEKLPVMVVVERKITVPIPTAVEAVEEFPPAIRMGTVRSFSESSSGNGPPAIMENFTSRFRDDFDLVQCLGKGGFGVVFEVHNKLDDCRYAIKRVVLPNKQESKDRVMREVKTLAHCEHQNIVRYFHAWVETPPPGWQERHDREWIERNCLSTSIDIETPTDTCPPLPGELSVATASSFEVGMKNVRLPPSSVQSNLWIPRPAEQNFSFANGMGDGQSLRRVEESDSCSYIEFRADTEQAPDDDDDASTSSSDSDEISTVQSNGKHASNEETEDDSLDIIFKEPSGSAGISTGVVHHAVSIDISCSPTTDQRPKPSTHNADKANCSKAAQQSKNPFRKTHRRPLSLDLTSSGSVRPLAADLKLGSLLTSNQSTADSVQSNKIYLYIQMQLCHKQSLKEWLSLNGFPGRSDKIVPIFEQIVSGVEYVHLKGLIHRDLKPSNIFFSLDGRIKIGDFGLVTDSTDQQYDNENNMPSMVPDRHTRQVGTQLYMSPEQLKGLPYDYKVDIYSLGLILFELLVSFGTEMERICTLKSVRKSIFPDNFEEDHRYEFKLLTLMLAEAPNKRPTTFGIKAHPPFKRISSSKSANSLGVVDEALVVDGIPGSTPGSFESDDGDEWHFELPPRRKDSRTYTTSGSGTGSGSAGTSAPNLCY is encoded by the exons ATGCCTACGTGCTCTGTTTTGATTCGCCGCGCGCTATGTGTCGGAATGGTTCTGCTGGCCACCGTCGTAACGGTGGCCTTGGGTAGCACGGGTCAGTCGGGGCCCAAATCTCAAGAAGATTCCTCTGGCACTGTCGAGCAGCTACCTTTCTGTGCAGATGATGTAGCCCGCCAGCGTGACCTTAACGATGG cttGGTATTCGTTACTACACTAGACGGAAAATTGTCGGCTCTGGATATGTTAAACGGTGGTGTCGAACGTTGGAGCATCCAGACTGGCCCTGGATCATTACTTTCTTCAAGTATCCATCGTCTCGAATTGACTAACAACGGAAAGTGGGTCCGCATGATACCTTCGCTGAGTGGCAGCCTTTATAAATTTGACGGTGATTCAATCGAACCGATTCCCTTTAGCGCAGAAGACCTGCTGAAATCTTCGTTCAAATTTTCGGACGACCTTGTAATATCGGGTGGTAAAGAAACTCGATCGTACGGTGTGTCGATGCAAACCGGTCAGCTGATCTACGTCTGCACGATGCAAGGCtgtaaaaatgcaaccgaGCTTGCAACGGAGCTgacagaaaataataaatatggCCCGCCTGTGAATCAGCGTGCGACGGGCGACAGTGGGACTGTTGATCCCACGCAGGAAGATGTGCTTGTCGTACGGAGACAAACTCAAACGGTTCGGGCCGTAGAATCGCGTACCGGAAGCGAAAGGTGGAATTTTAGTATCGGCCATCACGAAGTAGAAAAAATGAGCAACGCAGATTGCCGTGGCGGCAAGGAACGTAAGGAAATAAACCCAGTGATACTTGATCTTGATCTTCGCGTGATTATACCTGAGGGCGTTATTTGTGCCGTCCGCAAGAGTGCACCAGGTGAGATAGTTTGGCGACATAAGTTCAGCGTCCCGATAGTCAGAGCATGGCGAGCATCGGATAGCAACGATGATGGTCTTGTTGGAATAGATTTTTTCGATCGTACAGACTGGCTATGGAACGGTAATGTAGATGATAGTAGTACTGAGCAGCCTCCGTTAGTAAATCCGTCCCTGTACATTGGCATGCATGAGAAGCAACTGTACATTCAAGAATCGGATGCTTTGATGAacgaacgggtggaaaaaatgcaaGAATTCGCGTTGCTAACGGACGACAGTAAGATGCCCAATATTCCTTGGAAGCCTTTGCCGGCTAATCCTTCAGTCGCAGGACTGATTACGCATGGCGATACTTCTGTGGGTGTAATTAAGGCTGAAGACGAATCGGTTGAATCGACGGCTATCGCTCGTTCAGTGCTGTACGCCTCCACTTATATCAATGGAAACGGGTTCTTTCTGGTGTATGATCCCGAGCATGGCGAACAGTGTGATCAGCATGGTGAGGATCAAAGCAAAGTCAACAATAGCACGGGTTACGCGGAAAATGCGAATGCCGAGGCtggaaacgatgaaaatatAGACACGATGTTCGATGCACCAGTCAAAGTGATCATCGTGTCGATGTGGTTCTGGTGGAAGGAAATATTGATCATTTCGATAACGACTGCTCTGATACTGAACATGATGCTCAAGCTGCGAGCCGAAAAACTACCCGTAATGGTGGTAGTCGAACGTAAGATTACCGTTCCAATACCGACAGCAGTCGAAGCAGTCGAAGAATTTCCTCCTGCGATTCGAATGGGAACGGTGCGCAGTTTCTCGGAATCCAGTTCTGGAAATGGGCCCCCGGCGATAATGGAAAATTTTACATCTCGCTTTCGCGATGACTTTGACCTGGTTCAATGTCTCGgtaagggtggttttggggtggtatTCGAAGTTCACAACAAATTGGATGACTGTCGGTACGCTATTAAGCGTGTCGTATTACCAAACAAGCAGGAATCGAAGGATCGTGTTATGCGGGAAGTCAAAACGTTAGCCCATTGCGAACACCAGAACATTGTTCGGTATTTTCATGCGTGGGTCGAAACACCTCCTCCTGGATGGCAGGAACGCCACGATCGCGAATGGATCGAACGAAATTGTCTCTCGACGTCGATCGATATTGAAACACCGACCGACACATGTCCACCGCTGCCGGGTGAACTGTCCGTTGCAACGGCATCTTCCTTTGAAGTTGGTATGAAAAACGTGCGCCTGCCTCCGTCATCGGTGCAGTCAAACCTATGGATACCGCGACCAGCTGAACAAAACTTTTCATTCGCGAACGGTATGGGTGATGGACAATCATTACGGCGCGTCGAGGAAAGCGACAGTTGTTCCTATATAGAATTTCGGGCTGATACCGAACAGGCAccagatgatgacgacgatgcgTCCACTTCGTCTTCTGATTCAGATGAGATTTCAACTGTACAGAGCAACGGAAAGCATGCATCGAATGAAGAGACAGAAGATGACTCGTTAGATATCATCTTCAAGGAACCATCTGGCAGCGCCGGCATTAGTACTGGAGTCGTTCATCACGCGGTATCAATTGATATTTCTTGTTCACCGACAACTGACCAGCGTCCAAAGCCGTCGACACATAACGCCGATAAGGCTAACTGTTCTAAGGCAgcgcagcaaagcaaaaatcCTTTCCGTAAAACACACCGCCGACCGCTTTCACTCGATCTCACCAGTTCTGGAAGCGTGCGACCGCTTGCGGCCGATTTAAAGCTAGGAAGCCTCCTTACATCAAACCAGTCAACCGCCGATTCGGTACAGAGCAACAAAATTTATCTTTACATTCAAATGCAATTGTGCCACAAGCAGTCACTCAAGGAGTGGCTAAGCCTGAATGGGTTCCCTGGGCGCAGTGATAAGATTGTGCCGATATTTGAGCAGATCGTATCCGGTGTTGAGTATGTGCACCTAAAAGGACTGATTCATCGTGACCTGAAGCCTAGCAACATATTTTTCTCACTTGATGGAAGAATAAAGATAGGCGACTTTGGACTTGTTACAGACTCGACCGATCAGCAGTACGACAATGAAAATAACATGCCTTCGATGGTACCTGATCGGCACACGCGGCAGGTCGGCACGCAGTTGTACATGTCACCGGAGCAGCTAAAAGGTCTGCCCTATGATTATAAGGTCGACATATATTCGCTTGGTTTAATTCTGTTCGAGTTACTAGTAAGCTTTGGCACGGAGATGGAACGCATTTGTACACTAAAGAGCGTACGCAAAAGCATTTTTCCGGACAATTTTGAGGAAGATCATCGATACGAA TTCAAACTACTAACGCTGATGCTGGCTGAAGCACCTAACAAGCGACCAACGACGTTTGGCATTAAGGCACATCCGCCTTTTAAGAGAATTTCTTCTAGCAAATCGGCGAACTCGCTAGGTGTCGTCGATGAAGCGCTGGTCGTTGATGGGATTCCTGGTTCGACGCCGGGATCTTTCGAGTCTGACGATGGTGACGAATGGCATTTCGAGCTACCTCCTCGAAGGAAAGACAGTCGTACTTACACTACATCCGGATCCGGAACGGGTAGCGGATCTGCTGGTACATCGGCCCCCAATCTGTGCTATTGA
- the LOC128722146 gene encoding protein misato: MAREVLTFQLGNYSNYIGTHWWNIQESSFNYDPNAEPSEIDHAVLYREGQTRQRQTTFTPRVLMVDLNGTLKHIPRSGDLYEEPIDSTTITKDSSEITDIEWDSEKIEIIEKQKPAQKHPYQADLQASSSNINDDEDQEEKDYDFSNTVQDWIDFSYTRYHPRSINIIERYSHSTEESQLDTITNGMELWKDCDFQDDLTDRVRQYIEECDGCQGFQMLFDCCDGFSGIALKLLEHLQDEYGKSSLLFPVFPPKAPIFKNADEAMSDSIRVVNTALTFAQLSEYSSLFVPLATMTRCWRNVAEPQAFSNIKYDAHNFYQTSAILASFLDTATLRFRLKDSAVVSSGGYISGMCSDLNAYGRKMAAAGLSFPFPLGDSQDLIDCLDQMGDKSLTEQLSPNVKVRNRAVIQSVCVRGLPQNRLKRPPTAKSAQRQQIMPAYRCSNVSEMLQFFYSCSLEVSMSHVTSIKAPMTIRQPYPIELFDKSVGFDGFLTDSPFALASQQYVQHCPTLAAIQSSSDLGEGLEALHREVSRIRLPKIPRFAECGLEEAEYKETIEHLLDFKENYDENYEL; encoded by the exons ATGGCCCGAGAAGTATTAACATTCCAGTTGGGCAATTATTCGAATTACATCGGAACACACTGGTGGAACATACAG GAATCGTCATTCAACTATGATCCAAACGCAGAACCATCTGAGATTGATCATGCAGTGTTGTACCGGGAGGGTCAAACGAGACAACGACAGACAACATTCACCCCACGAGTGCTGATGGTCGATCTTAACGGAACGCTGAAGCACATACCTCGCTCTGGAGACCTCTACGAAGAACCGATCGATTCAACTACAATCACCAAGGACTCCTCTGAGATAACGGACATCGAATGGGACAGTGAAAAAATTGAGATCATAGAAAAGCAGAAACCTGCTCAAAAACATCCCTATCAAGCAGATCTTCAAGCTAGCAGTTCCAATataaatgatgatgaagatcaAGAAGAAAAGGATTATGATTTCTCGAACACGGTACAGGACTGGATTGACTTCAGTTACACTCGTTACCATCCTCGAAGTATCAATATTATCGAGCGGTACTCACATTCCACGGAAGAATCCCAACTCGATACCATTACGAACGGTATGGAACTATGGAAAGATTGCGATTTCCAAGATGACTTAACGGATCGGGTGAGGCAGTATATCGAAGAATGTGACGGTTGTCAAGGGTTCCAGATGCTGTTCGATTGTTGCGATGGATTTTCTGGAATCGCACTAAAGCTGCTCGAACACTTGCAAGATGAGTATGGAAAATCGTCCCTTCTATTCCCAGTATTTCCACCCAAGGCACCAATCTTTAAAAATGCGGATGAAGCAATGAGCGACTCAATACGCGTCGTTAACACGGCATTAACCTTCGCCCAGCTATCGGAGTATAGTTCCCTATTTGTGCCGTTAGCAACCATGACACGTTGTTGGCGCAACGTGGCTGAACCACAAGCCTTTTCCAACATCAAATATGATGCACACAATTTCTATCAAACATCAGCGATTCTGGCGAGTTTTCTAGATACTGCAACGCTACGCTTCCGTTTAAAGGACTCAGCCGTAGTCAGTTCTGGCGGATACATTTCCGGCATGTGCAGCGATCTAAACGCTTACGGACGTAAAATGGCAGCTGCCGGACtatcttttccatttcctttagGAGACTCCCAAGACTTGATCGATTGTCTGGATCAAATGGGCGACAAAAGCTTAACTGAACAGCTTTCTCCGAACGTAAAGGTTCGCAACCGGGCTGTGATACAGTCTGTGTGTGTACGTGGTCTACCACAGAATCGTCTCAAACGACCTCCTACCGCCAAATCTGCTCAACGGCAGCAGATAATGCCAGCTTACCGATGCAGTAATGTCAGCGAAATGTTACAGTTCTTTTACTCCTGTAGTCTGGAAGTCAGCATGTCACATGTAACTTCGATTAAAGCGCCAATGACCATTCGGCAACCGTATCCGATAGAATTATTCGACAAGAGTGTTGGATTCGACGGTTTCCTGACGGACTCTCCGTTTGCGCTAGCTTCACAGCAATACGTTCAGCATTGTCCGACATTAGCTGCGATACAATCATCATCAGATCTAGGTGAGGGCTTGGAAGCGCTGCACCGTGAGGTAAGTCGTATCCGGTTGCCGAAAATACCACGGTTTGCGGAGTGCGGACTGGAAGAGGCTGAATATAAGGAAACTATCGAACATCTACTGGATTTCAAGGAAAATTACGATGAAAACTATGAACTGTAA
- the LOC128722147 gene encoding 28S ribosomal protein S33, mitochondrial — protein sequence MSKYKDLAKLTTTYARRMNYLSNRIFGEVARPTNSQSMKVVKMFSEEPIQQRDYVVNWYPRHVETHLLAMKLREYGLFRDEHQDFKEEMKRLRALRGKAPPKKGEGKRSKK from the coding sequence ATGTCCAAATACAAAGACCTCGCCAAACTTACGACAACCTATGCGCGTCGCATGAACTACCTATCGAACCGCATCTTTGGAGAGGTAGCCCGCCCAACCAACTCACAGTCGATGAAGGTGGTTAAAATGTTCAGTGAGGAACCGATTCAACAACGAGATTACGTCGTCAACTGGTATCCACGGCATGTCGAAACACATCTTCTGGCAATGAAGCTGCGCGAGTACGGTCTATTTCGCGATGAACACCAAGATTTTAAAGAAGAGATGAAACGATTACGAGCGCTACGCGGTAAAGCGCCACCTAAAaagggtgaaggaaaacgatCCAAAAAGTAG